AAAGCAGACAAAGGCCCCTGCAGCAAAGATGGCTTTAGAACAGGCAAACGAGAGCATTTCTCTAAATTCTTTTAAgaataacaccaaaaaaatcacaacacaGTCCAGAAAAAAGAGGGTGGGATCTTCAGATTCCTCCAGCACGTCATCTGACAGTGACAGCAGTGAATTAAATGTAAAGCAGAATAAATCTTCCCATAAACCTGTAGTGGCAACGTTTCCCAAAGACAAATCCCAAGCTGCTGCAAACTCTGATGTGAAAACTGTTGTTTCTAGTAAAGTGACTGTAAAGTCTAATGCTGAAAATTCCATTAAGACTGCAATTagtaaaaatgctaaaaaatcCCAGTCCTCTAGTTCAGATTCTGACTCGAGTACGGAGGATGAGAAAGTGGCAACAGCACAAGACAGTACTGCAAAGGAAAAGTTACTGCCTAACAGTGCGGCAGCTGTGAAAACCAGTACCACCAAGGCTCCCAAAGCAAAGACCTCCTCTTCAGAGTCTGATAGTTCAGATTCAGAAACACttgttattaaaaaacccacagcaagTGCTGAACTGAGTAATTCCATAGTAAGAAACTGTACTAAACAGTTACCAACCAGTATTCAAGGACCACTTGCCAGCCCAGGTCGTGGAAGGGGGCGTGGAACAGGAGAGGATAACTTCTGGAGAGGACCTAGGGGCCGTGGGTTTCGTGGGATGATGAGGGGCCAAGGCCGTGGGAGAGGAGCAAACCCTGGCTTCTTCTATAACTACAGCAGTGAAGGccagaaacagaagcagttAAATGAAGCTGCGACAAACGCTTCTGTTCTTGTCCAGGTGAGTGACTTACGCAGTCATAGGTCGCCTTTCTCCTGCAGCTTTAACTATACAAAAAACATATAGGATGAGAGTAATTCGTAAAAGCGGAAATAGATTAGTAGGATAAAGGTGTAGATCTTAACTTAGTAAATCTGATACTTACCATATTTCTGTTTAACAGCCTGAGGAAGTGTTTATGAAACAATATTTAAGTGATTTTATTATATATCTCAAAACAAAGTGCTTGGATACATACCTTACTCTTCTCAGAACTTCTTACACTCTGTACAGCATACAcattgtcttctgtttttattaatacaGTAATTAAATCAATAGGTTTACTGTTTGTTTCACAGAATCCTGTGGAGGTCCCCAAGAGAGACTATAGTGTGTTACCTCTTCTAGCTGCTCCACCACAAGTCGGAGAAAGAATTGCCTTTAAGGTAAAGAACTTGTGAAATACTGAATGTTAGTGGGCTAAAATTGTTTCACTCGGGCCACTAAGTTTTGCAAGACATGCTACAGATAGCGTAGTCCTGACAATGAAAAGCTTACACTGCAGAACTTATTTTACATTGTTCTGGGACTGTTATCCTAGAAGTATAAGAGTTAGGAAGTAGTCTTCATCCTACttattctttttgaaaaattttgttttaaacttaaGCAAATGGTTCAGCACACGTCTTGTGTCTAATGTTTGTAGGCATCTCTGAAAGCGTTCACTCCTTTCTTGCTGTCTTTCTAACCTAATAGTTTCCCATACAACAGAAACTTCTGGTTTCTAGTGTTGGCtctaaaaaattcttttgttgtGAAGTCTGACTTTGATTTTTATAAAGGTTTGGAGCGTGTGCGTAAGTTCAATGCATTTCTTTAgacctgtcatggtttaaccccagccagcaactaagcaccacgcagctgcttgctcactacCCGCCTCAGctggataggggagagaatcaggaaaaaaaaaaaagtaaaactcctgggttgagataagaacagtttaatagaacagaaaagaagaaactaataatgataataacaataataataataataaaaggattggaatatacaagtgatgcacaatgcaattgtttACAGCCCACTGACCAATggccagttagttcctgagcagtgatccctcccagccccactcccctcattttatatactagacatgacatcgcatggtatggaatagccctttggccagtttgggtcagctgtcctggctgtgtcccctcccaactgcttgtgcccctccagccttcttgctggctgggcacgagaagctgaaaaatccttgactttagactaaacattacttagcaacaaccgaaaacatcagtgtgttatcaacattcttctcacaccaAACATAGcgctgtaccagctactaggaagacaaattaactttatcccagatgaaaccaggacaacctcCTATATTTGTATAACACAAAAGAAATGTCTCCAGTGTTATTTCAGTATGAATTTCCATGTACGTTTGTACAATGAGACTCTTAGCTACTGCACGAGTTAGTTCACAAATAATAGAATTTTCTGGTTGCACCTTCACAAAGTCTTTCTCTCTACTGTGGGCATATTTTCaagatttacatttaaataagaaTGCCAGAAAGAAGCATGTTACCCCTCTCTTTCCAACATGCAAGGCAAGTCAGCATTAAAATTAgatgctataaaaagaaaaaaaaatctcttacaTTGTTATTTCTCTCTACAGCATTTCTACAATATTATTGCAAATCTTACCATACAAATAATTACACTTCActgcaaaataaagtaaatgaaaGTTAAATCACTGCAGTTGAGGAGCCATGGATCCATTTCCCTAATTGCCTCTCACAGCCTGACCTGAACAGAAGTCCTTTGGAGCAGCGAGTCCTGGAAGGCTACCTGGGACTGTGATTGGCATCATGATCCAGGAGTGGGAGACTTGGTTCTTGCACTCTCCGCTTGCTGAAGAAACCATGTCTGGGTATAGGTGACATCATCAGGGGTCAGGAAAAGTTGTAATttgttatttgtatttcttccaaCAGCGCTTGGAATTAACTGAAAATTACACTCCTGAAGTTTCAGACTATAAggtactgtttttctttcctcccttaaTTCACTCACAAAACTATTGTAGATGAGGTAAGGCTTAAATATTTTGAGGttgtgcagtatttttcttctcgtCCAGTTGACTCCACAGGCTATTCCTGATGCAggagtaaaaatgaaaattctagAACCCAAAACTAATTGAAAATTTGAAAGGTGtagcagttatttaaaaaaacctgcaagcaTTATTAATGATCATTAATATTTTAGAGATGACAAAAAATGCAGACTTTCAAGTAGAAAAATTTAGCTGCATTCAAGTCTACTGCTGTTTGAAGTCAAGGCAAGTTCTTGAAACGtgcaaataaaattttgtaGCTACTTCAGATAACTTGGTTTCTGGATAAGTACTGATTTAAATTACAAGGACGGTGACAATGAATATCTTTGGTTTATTGATGCCAGTAACTGCAGATTGCTGAGCTTTAATACTTTGCAGATTTTATACATAGAGATAGAAAAATTTGTCAGACATATACTTCCTCTAACTGTGATCAAGTACCACAGTGATTGTAAATACAGTATACTTATCCAGTGCTGAAGTATATCTTATCTGattcttttcttgttcctttatgaaggaggggaaaataatCAGTTGGAATGCTGATAAAAAACAGATCGAGCTTGAGATCCTTTCATCATCAGCAGGACAACGTACGTACCCTGGGACACTAAATGCTTATTGTCACGTGTGTCACTTGGAAAACAGCTAGTCCAAGGCACACTGCATGGTTCAGGAGTATTTCTGGTTTCCTTGGGTTCTTTCTCAACacacccctcccctcctctcctcacTCCCTTGCCAAAAAGTCTATTTAAATGGAGTTTTAACACTTCCTAGTTGTATTGAAGATGCTCACGGGtatttacaaaatgaaatttgtcCTGTCAGTATGAACAGTCAGTAACTCCTCTCTACTGTGGTTTCCTTTCCTGAAAGGAAATAGTTCCATTATGTGGaattacagagaaaattttAGATCATAATGCCGCTTTTTGCGACGTCAGTGAAGCCACTGTCTGCAGTGGGTGTGGAACTGAGTCCCTGCAGTGACAAGGTACACTTCAGAGACCTAGAACTATGAATGTTTCTGAAACTAAAACTGCAGTTGCCATTTAAGCCAGGATTAATGAATCATCATCATATGAGCATTTTTCTCAAATTTAGACAGCATATTATTGATTAACTTTATCCAATATGACAATATGCATGAAAATCACCTTAATTTTGGTGTGTTGTATTCAGGtctacttcagatttttttgttacaatTATAAACTCAAACACCCAActcagaaaactgcaaaaccaaccaacaaaacaccTGGTTTTGATTAGCTTTCTAGGTATGGTAAACATGTAAACTTTTTTGTTTATAGTTAAtggagttgtttgttttttaagttgcTAAGGAGCCAGGGAAATTCGATCTGGTTTACCAGTCTGCAGATGGAGCAGAACTGATAGAGTATGCTGTTCCTCAGGATACAAAGGTATGTGGGTGTCCTGTTTTGAAGCCTGTTAAAAGTTTTGCATAGCTGATGCATGCCCTGCTTTATGACTCCGTTCATCTCGGTGAGATTCCCTTTATAATAATGCAtctgattaaaataaatggaagcaaaaataattgttcCTTTCTAGCAAGAATGTGCATGATTACAAGATAAGAATGACTTCTTGTGTGTTATTTAATTAGCTAGGTTCAAAAACAGTCATCAAACTGTAACTTTTTGCTTTGGCTAATAGAATAAGCACTATAATGTCTAGGTAGAGTATCTGTTCTTACAAGTTTGTTCATTTCATGCACTGTTTTTCTTACCTGTGTCTTTCCTTACCTAGGATGTCAGGCAGGTTGAGGTTCATCAAGAAGATTGATGAATCAGAGGAAGGATCTGTGATCTTTGTTCAGTAGTGCTGCTGTTCAAGTCTAGACAAAGCATAATGTAGGAGAAATTGCATCTGCCTGTGTAGCTTGTACATGCTAAGTAttgtctgtattttgttttcagataacTGAAAGTTGGGATGCACTGATAGAGCCAAGACTGATTGTTGAGCCTTCAGTTAATGGATCCAGCATTGAAAATGGAACAATCTAAGATGTgaacaaatgtaaataattgTACGGACTTGTTTTGTGAAATGCTGCCTTCTAGTTCTGAGGGCAGCAGATGCACTGgtggatatttttaataaatggttttaaaaagaaacaatgccaaaagaaaaacacttttttcttagGATATGTTTTTATGTCAGTCTTTAATATAgatctgttgggttttttttttcttaatagaagCTTAATAACAATTTTTATATCCTACTGCTGCAAGCTGCAGAACTGGAACGGTTTGatcaaaaaggtaaaataaaaccTTGTACTGTCAGTAACTCCATTTAAATGTCTGGGTTTGGCCAGAGCCGTATAACTGCCATACAGAGGTAGCTTGCTGTAAggataattaaaaacatttaaaaatgaaatataaatattattgaTGTGCACATCTCTTCCTCTACAGCTGCAGAGCATGATACAAATACCATGACCTTGCAATTATTTACAGCGTTCACCTGAACATGCCAAGAAAAGCTTGTGGATTTCAAGCTCCTGTAATTTTGAGGGGCAGATAAATAGTAGTGGTAACTGTCAACTTTGCCTAGAACCAGTGGAATAGAACATGAATCCCTGGCAAAATTGTGTCCCAGTGTGTTAATCTGCATACGCTCTGAaaacctgtttgtttgttttaaagcaaaccCTTTTGCCCTTTAAGAGCTgaaatttctgtgctgctgttctttcttcCCCAATAGCAGAATGGGTCATCAGGTGGTGGCAATGCACTTCACTGACATCTCTGCTAATGATTAGCACTGAGGTAGCACCTCATACCCATGTAGTACTTGGATCTTGGCAAATCTTACATTGTAAGATAATCCCTGTCTGTCCTGGGTAGTTGACTCTTAAACAGAAGATGTGAAAAAAAGCCCTAGAAAACTGTACATCATGGTTTAGCTAACATGTACTCTGATTAGTGCAtgattacattaaaatattgcaCACCTTTGCATTATCtctattaaaatgtctttgtgaaTGAATCATTTTAATAGGAGTAAGACTAACTTGTGTATTGCGGTTCTCTTTAGTTGCCATTATTTTATGTTAGAATTTGGTTTTTAGAGAAATGGACAGTTAGTCATGTGTGGATATTCTTGCAAActggacaaaaagaaaattccagGCTCTCTAGCACAGTCATGCTGAGACAGTTGCAATCaatagaaagatttttttttctaaaggaaataaattttgaattaTGAAATTGCAAAAGCTAAATGCAAGTATTTCACAGCATTTTAGAGCAGGATTCACCTCTTGTTCCATTGCCTACAGTGCATATTGGCTACAAATTAAATAGATACAGAGTCCCTCTGGCTGTGGTGAACCAATGATGGTTGAAAACAACTACACCCCAGAGAGAGGATGTTTTGTAGATAAAATCTTGAGTTTTATTTATACATTGTTACCAAGTTTGGGTGAAACTACTGCTGTCTTGATGCACAATTTAAATCAAGGAACTGCAGTCTGACagagctgcctgccctccctgtCACACCCACACGCCTTCTCTTGACAGAGCCACGCGCCAGGTTCCTCATACCTGGGGAgccggggcagggctggggcactAAATGAGCAAGAAACACGGAACAGGACAGAATGTCCAC
This region of Buteo buteo chromosome 13, bButBut1.hap1.1, whole genome shotgun sequence genomic DNA includes:
- the COIL gene encoding coilin; this translates as MAAAAGGGGPVRLRLLFDYPPPGSPGCALCWLLLEPSQVRLVTDLVSLIRHRFGFSRRARLSLFLEGALLPPTESARLVRDNDSLRVKLEEVVADDYEEVDDGFSCTPKEDKKRHRQKQEEEEFSRNEEDRHKREKKKNRHNPEYSSCREETSVNIRDCQKRYKKRKRKEEVSGRNRLTEGKEESSTDQSKKLKKMQREKHAAAKKKDEKQTKAPAAKMALEQANESISLNSFKNNTKKITTQSRKKRVGSSDSSSTSSDSDSSELNVKQNKSSHKPVVATFPKDKSQAAANSDVKTVVSSKVTVKSNAENSIKTAISKNAKKSQSSSSDSDSSTEDEKVATAQDSTAKEKLLPNSAAAVKTSTTKAPKAKTSSSESDSSDSETLVIKKPTASAELSNSIVRNCTKQLPTSIQGPLASPGRGRGRGTGEDNFWRGPRGRGFRGMMRGQGRGRGANPGFFYNYSSEGQKQKQLNEAATNASVLVQNPVEVPKRDYSVLPLLAAPPQVGERIAFKRLELTENYTPEVSDYKEGKIISWNADKKQIELEILSSSAGQLAKEPGKFDLVYQSADGAELIEYAVPQDTKITESWDALIEPRLIVEPSVNGSSIENGTI